taccaatcccaaagtaTTGGACACGTTACCTCCCAAGTTAATTAATATTCCAGtttttacccaaatacatgcttacagacaattcttattaactgaactaaaaaatcttaaaaaagaaaggagagagtgtattggttaaaagatcaatatacatgtagacatgagtacagttctgatatcagattcatagtagagatgtatcagaggggtagccatgttagtctggatctgtacaaagcaacagagagtcctgtggcgctTTTAAGACTAACAGTTGTatcggagcataagctttcatgggtgaatacccacttcgtcagacgcatgcgtattcacccacgaaagcttatgctccaatacatctattagtcttaaaagtgccacaggactctctgttgctttttatagtAGAGATGAtgatgagctttgtagttgcaaagagttctttcaggattagtccataggttatagtccaatgttcataTTCACGATGATGCAGCTAGGAATGGAGATCTCAGTCCTATGACTTCAGCTTCACTACgtgaagcatcaagcagatctgaactaaaaaggatcaggacccaaagGTTTTTATAGAGTTTCAAGCCTTCTTTTGACAGCTTGAAGTCCTTAGACGAACAATAGGCAATCATGGAAACTCCGAAgtagacctatttcctaagcatcatcAGTAATTAGCTATAGgtattaacataaggcaattgcctgtttcCCACCGTTCACaggtgatttgctatacatttcaaagagagatgaatacattGATATCACTCTATCtatagttcatttaaatgttaatatttccttttgatctctgagttaacagaatacagcatagacagggactgtttgacTACATTGTTAACTTCTAAGATATGAGTACACATACAGTCAGTATCACCTCTAACttctaacaatataggtttgcatttcaaagttctagcctatctgCCATAGAATGGCCCTAATTACAATTTGCATACTTTTCTAACATGTCTCTAAAGGTTGGCTCTGGATCCTTTCTCCTGCAGGATGCTTAAAATCTTTCCGGCCATGCGTCTCAATTCGTATAAGATtcgttgcaattatataacagtggtagcaacaatgatttgTATGATCATATTccaatcagataatgtcacatagggaaagatagattttaagtgattataagtgatacaGGCATAAAAAGTCAGAAGTggttacaaaaggaaataaaatgataGATTCACAATCTAATTCCTAAACTTTACCAAGATAAGTAAAAACTGAAGCAAGCAACTTTCTCACCGCACCAGGTGCTGCAGGCAGTTTATAGTTCATAATTCTTAGTTTGCAGGCTGGATTCTCTTACAGCCTGGGACCATTTCTGTAGTTCAATGATGCTTCTTTGTCTGTGAAACGATCTTGCTCTGTAAGTAGAGATGAGAGGAGGAGAGGTAATTTGTGTGTAGTATATTCTCCCTTTTTATACCACAACTCCTTGTACTGGAAAAATCCTTGCTGTGTCATGGAGTTAGACAGTCCTATTGCCTACATGCCTGACAATCAGTCCTTCATGTGAGTTGCAAATTCTTGCTTGCACCTTCTGTGTATGTGCAGCTTGACATTCAAGGCCTTTGTACTTTGTTACCTGTGAGGGGCTAGTCTGTGGGTGTTTCCCAGACTCATAAAATGTTTCAGTAACAAACCTATAGCAAAAATCTCATATTTCCAGATACAATGTTGATGCACAGATTTTGACAGGACAACGATGTTCAGCAAATTatgacttttcaaatgatacctcacaaggcatactttgtagaAAATATAACACCATATaaaagtggtgaatatgggggttacagggtatTATTCTGAGATACAGTGTGTCACAACATTGTACTTGCCAATTGTTCCTACTTAAGAGACACAATCCCTGTTTCTCACAAGACACTGGCCATCTTCCATTTCATCTCTCTGAGAAGCTCTCCTATTTCAGAAAAGGCTGAATATATCTTCCCAAACATTCTCCTTAAAAGCTTTTGGTTTGTTGACTGACAGTAGGTTAACAGCGTCTCATATCCAGGTTCACTGTAAGTGGATTGCCCTGTATACCCAATTCACCTGATTTACTTCAGTTGGagttatgggtgctcagcacttctgaaaatcagacttttATTTAAGTGACTAAATTtaggcactcaagtttgaaaattgcAGCCTACATATTCAGAATGTGTTCTAGATAAGGATATTGCAGATGGCAGAGAACTGTAACCTCTAtgcatatgatttttaaaaatgtgatataATACCGTTAATGCAATTAACTCCAGTGACTGGAGAGAGTCTCAGAGACATGCTCCAAAACAGCTATGTTGTTCCTTAAAGTCCTTTAACATGCTGAAAGTTCACAGAGCTAAGTTCCTCTCTCATACTGACATGTACAGGTATCCATTGCAGGGTGGTGGAGTTCCAAAGATTCTTTCTGGGAGTTCACTGTTGTCACATGCTCCCACTCCTGACAGACAAGTCCATGCACTTAGAAATCAAAAAATTGTGAATTAGAACCCGGTTATAAGAGGAATGGAGAGGCTGGGAGCAGTGGCAATGGCCCTTCAGCAACAGAACAAGCTAAATATTGGAGTATGATTAATATGCGAGATGTCTAGGAACATGAAAAGCATTGCAATTATATTGTTTAGGTGCCTAGAGTAATGACAAAAAAATAAGTGAGGTGTCCCCAGTAGTCTGAATATTAATCTCACTGTAGTTCTCAAAGATGAAGTGTGAATGACAGTTATGATATTATATACTGATCTGAGAATGTGGTATACCAGTCAAGGGTTCAGTTTTCAAATGTAGTCATGTAAACAGGACATCCCAAGCCCACACTGGGTTGTTAAAATGGTAGGCCCGTAAATCTAGCATAAACAGTGCCAACATGAGCAACTCCATATTTGAGATATGGGCATCCAACAGGAGCAGCACTAAAATAAGACTCCCCATCATTATCTATTAGGGAAGAAAACAATAAACTCAGGAAGTTTACTTAAAGGGACACAGGCAATTTAAGAAAACCATattctgtatgtttttttttacattctgtTATAACTAGTGACACCTAAGATTATTGCAACATTAAGAGACTTAGAAGAAGAGAGATTGTGCTCTGTTTTTCTGTGTATTTACTTGGTGCATTTGGTAACACTTTGTATGTAActagttctatggttttctttgtATAGTCCATTAAATTAGgtaggaaaatgtgattgtaaaactaTAAAAATTGGCAGAGGGTGAAGGAGAAGTCAAGCAGGTGTACGATCTGAAATGActgttaacacttttttttttaaaatactgtgactagatttcaagttgttTGTATCCCTCTAGCTTCAGTTACTGTTACAGTGCCTGGGTATGCATGTATTGAAGAGAGAGTAGATCCCTGAGTTTTCACAGCAGTAATATTTAGGTTTGCATTGTCACTAAAAAATGATAGGAATTAGTTGAACTGTTATGAATTTTCTTTTGTATAGAATGTTGTTATCCTCTATAAAAACGTGAGTATTTAATTGATGAAATATGAATGCTGCAGtaatttgtgtgtttgtttttgtgtcttgATTGTTGTAATTACAGAAATGTGGAGAATACTTTTTCGAGGCCTTTGAACTGAAAAGTGGAAGAGCAGGAAGACACGGGGAACACACACCATTCAGTGTTATTTTCCTTGCAAAGGAAAACCATGATTATGAGATGAGCACTAAAGTCTCAAGTTTTCAAAGGTTTGCATAACAAACAAGAGACACATTTTAGGGTTGCTTCTTGACTTTGAAGGCTTGCCACTGTCAACTGAAATAAAATGGCAAGATTTAAAACCTTAACCAAGTTCACAAGGAAAACATTTGGACTAAAAGTTTTGGAAAGTTTTCTCTCTTTGAAGTAGTTTGTCATGCGTTACCAATGTGAACTTTATTGACCCTGAAACATATTTTTGAATCAAATAGCAACTAGTGTTACTTTAGTAAAATCTTATATCAACAACCATCTCTTGGTAGCTCCAGCTTCATAGCAAATGCAGGCAAAGCAGGGAATCTACAGAGGAGACCTTTATTATTCATAAATGAAGCCTGCCAAAACTTGCCCAAAATAGCATTCAAAGACCCTTTTAAGGTCATGGATCCTGAACAAAGCCAGAAAAGCACAAAAAAGGCCGAGGAAAGTCCCAGAAAGAGGCTTACCAAAGGAGAGGCTTTCCAATCCAGTATTTCATCTGCCTCTGCATATCAAGGCAGCTCTGCTTCTTCACAAGCAACCCCTCTTTGTGATACCATATCGCAGCAGCACTTTTCTGGCTCCTTGCCAATTCCAAGAGAGGAATCTCAGGAGAAAACTGGACATCAGAAGCAACCCAAGCATTCCTCTTTTGAGCACTCTCCTCACGTTTCACAGCTTCAGCAGCATCCACTATCACCAGCATTTATGTCTCCTGGAAAACCAGAGCAGATCCTTGAAGGGCCCACATGGCAGCTAGTCGATCCAGTAAGACCGGGTCCTTCTGGCTCTTTTTCTTCACCTGGGCTTCATTCTCATCACAGCCAGCTCGTCCCTTCCCATTCCTCAATCCTTCCTGGAGAGGACATGCCATCCATTCAAAAAGTCTATATCCCTCGACCTTCCCAAGTTTCCTTAAAACAAACTGAGGAAGTGCACAAGAAGGAGAGGAAACCTCAGAAGCCAGGCAAGTACATTTGTCAGTACTGCAGTAGGCCTTGTGCAAAGCCAAGTGTACTCCAGAAACATATCCGATCACACACAGGTGAGCGGCCATACCCTTGCATTCCATGTGGCTTTTCTTTTAAGACTAAAAGCAATTTGTATAAACACAGGAAGTCTCATGCTCATAGAATAAAAGCGGGGCTGGCCTCAGGAATTGGAGCAGAGATGTATCCTTCCAGTTTGGAAATGGAAAGGATCGGTGGGGAGGAATTTGAAGAACCTACTGAAGGAGAAAGCACAGATTCAGAAGAGGAGACAAGTGCAATGTCAGGTCATTCAGTAGAACTGTCACCCAGGCGAAAGCACACCCTGTTATCTAGCAGTCATCATAGTCTAGGAAGCCAAGGTTCCAGCCACGACCGGTGTTCATTATCCCATTCCAGTATGTCTCAGTCTCTTGAGGACAACACGCAGTTTGTGGAGCCTTCATCTGATCATGCTTTGAGCCACAAATCAGAAGATACACATACTATAAAACAGAAGCTTGCACTCCGATTAAGTGAAAGGAAGAAAGTGATAGATGAGCAGGCATTCCTCAGCCCTGGCAGTAAAGGAAGTACAGAGTCAGGCTACTTCTCACGATCAGAAAGTGCAGAACAACAAATCAGCCCACCAAATACAAATGCAAAATCTTATGCAGAAATTATTTTTGGGAAATGTGGAAGAATTGGGCAAAGGACACCAATGTTAGCTGCAACCACAACCCAGGGGTTTCCGCACGTGTCCACTGAAGATAAATCTAGCATGGTACCATTATCTGTGCCTAGAACACAGGTTATTGAACACATCACTAAGCTAATTACAATTAATGAAGCTGTTGTAGATACCAGTGAAATAGATAGTGTGAAGCCTAGAAGAAGTTCGTTATCTAGACGTAGCAGCATTGAATCTCCAAAGTCTGGTGTATATAGAGAACCATTTCAGTTTGACAGCAAGTCTGGTTCCAGTAGCCAGTTGAATGCATCAAAATCATTGACATCTCATGGTGAAAAAATTAAGCCTGAACAATCATTGTTATCACTTCAGCAATCCCACAGTGCCACAGAGACAGTGCCTCTCCTAAGAAGCCACTCAATGCCTTCTGCTGCCTGCAGTATAAGCTCCCCTCAGACCTTTAGAGGTAGTTATTCATTTGATGACCACATCATGGAATCTGATGTCGTAAGCCGCAGTCAAGTGTTTTCCTCACATCCTCGAATGCTAAAACGACAACCAGCTATTGAGCTACCTTTGGGAATGGAATATGGGTCAGAGGAAGTTAGCTCAGTAAGCAAAGAAACCGTTTCCAAACCTGCCGAAGAACAAGAAATCAGGGAAAGTGATCTGACCAGAAAGTCAAGGAAGGGTCCTAAAGTTAAAGGGTTCATTTATGAGTGTAATATCTGTGGTGCTCGATACAAGAAAAGGGATAATTATGAAGCGCATAAGAAATATTACTGTTCAGAACTTCAGATCTCAAAGCCTCGTTCTTCCAGTTCCCATACTTCTGCAGAAGCTGAGAAAAGTCTTGTGGATCCTGATACGTGGCCGCAGACGATGcattacaggctggggaccagttTAGAGCTTACTCCACTCAGAAAAAGACGAAAAGAGAAGAGCCTTGGTGATGATGAGGACCCTCCAGCTTTTGAGTTGCCTGAAACTCCCTCATCCAGCATGAGGCCAGTAAGTCAGTTTGCTAACCCAGCATCATCGGATGTTGCTTTGAACCTACCCCGCGAGTCCATTAAGTCATCAGCTGATACAGGTAAAGCCATGCCGCTCCCTGAAATCAGTGCTGGCTTTCACTCCAGAACTACAAAGCCAGCTTCTAGTACAGAAAGCACAGAGAGAAGAAAAACTTCAAAAGAGATCTCTGTCATCCAGCATACAAGTTCCTTCGAGAAGTCTGACTCTATAGAACAGCTGAGCAGCTTGGAAGCAGAAGAAAAACCTATATCACAGTATTCATCTCAGCCAGCAGTGCAGCACAGTAGGCCTTCTCATTCCCTGCAGCCAAAGCTGGTACGCCAAGCCAACATCCAGGTTCCAGAGATTCTTGTCACTGAAGAGCCTGATAGACCTGAAACCGAGCCTGAGCCACCTCCTAAAGAGGCAGAAAAAACTGAGGAATTTCAATGGCCTCAGAGAAGCCAAACTCTCTCCCAGCTTCCTGCTGAGAAActcccaccaaaaaagaaaaggctGCGGCTGGCAGAAATGGCTCAGTCTTCTGGAGAGTCCAGTTTCGAGTCTGTCTCCCTGACGAGAAGTCCAAGTCAGGAAAGTAGTATATCCCATGGCTCCAGCCATTCCATTTCATTTGATCGTGAAGAATACAATAAATCCGAGGCTGTCAGCCAGCCCTCCGAATCCCATACTAAACCCCTTGGCATTGGCTCACATATGTTAATGGTACCAAGCCACCATCATCATTCCAGGGAAATGCGAAGATCTGCTTCTGAGCAGACCCCTAATGTGTCTCATCCTTCTCAGATGTCGGAGCCCCGTAGTAAATCATTTGACTATGGGAGCTTGTCGTCCTCTTCTGCTTCAACACCTGGCCCTTCAGTTTCCTCGGCTCCACAGGAGAGGAGGAAGTGCTTTCTGGTTAGGCAAGCATCTCTCACCAGGCATCCAGAGCATGAGGCAGACTCAGCCCCAAAAGGAAGGCAAGAGACAGAAGAACCATTGCCTTCTTCCAGTAAATCTCCTGTCACCAGTTTGCCCCATCAGCCTACATGTTCATCGTCCTCATCCTCATATGGAGATAAGAGTCAGCCAAAAGATAGCCCTCAGCCTGTGTACAGCCAGCCATACTCTGAGGCTCTGCAGGTGTTTCATCATCCGATGCCACAACTTGCGCTGCATGAAAAACAGCGTATGTCCCCCCAGGTATCTCTCTTCCCTTTCCAGCACCTTCTGCCACAGCCGGGACAGTCTGCAGAGCTCTTCTCCACTCATACTATGTCCGACATCCTCTCTGCTCAATTTCCTATGCCACAGATTCCTCCCTCTATATTTCAGACACCACCACTTCCTCTCCAGCAGGCTCTACTCCACCCAGGCCAGCTTCACGTTGTCCCTCCGTTAATGTCACATCCAGCAGAAGTACCATTCAGGCAGCACTCTTCATTCTTACCTGTCCATTACCCAGGCTCCTCACCACTCCCTTCTGCGTTTTTTCTACCTTTACAGTCTCCGTTTGCTCTCCAGTTGCCGGGTGAGGTTGGTGGCCATTTACCGCAGATCAAATCCAGTGtctctccaccagcaggggcctccaGCCTTTCTCCATGCACAGAATACAGCTCCGACAGCAGGTTACATCCTTTAACCCGcacaaccagcccttcagccccAGTCTCCACATCTCAGCTGATGGTTCCTCCATGTCCAGATCCTATGGTATCACTTGTAGTCCCTGTTCGCATTCAGACTAACATGCCGACCTATGGGAGTGCAATGTATACTACTCTTTCTCAAATCCTAGTCACTCAGTCCCAGTGTAGTCCATCTTCTATTGTCCTTCCAAAGTTTGATGATCGCCAACCCAAGGGTGCCCTGGTGTGCAGCTCCGATGTTCATGGAATAGGCTTCGATTTGGCACAGATGATCACCGAGGATCAAAGAAGCATCTTCCAGACTCCGTATCTGAGAGTGCCATTGCCATTACCAGAAAGGAAGGGCTATATGCCACTCACCTCCCCGTCAGAAAGTGTCCTGGGATTGGAAGGGGGCTCATCAACAGTTGGTGGAAGCAAGCGGATGCTCTCTCCAGCTGGTAGCTTGGAGCTGACAATGGAAACGCAGCAGCAGAAAAGAGTGAAAGAGGAGGAAGTCTCTGAAGTGGAAGA
This region of Gopherus flavomarginatus isolate rGopFla2 chromosome 22, rGopFla2.mat.asm, whole genome shotgun sequence genomic DNA includes:
- the HIVEP3 gene encoding transcription factor HIVEP3 isoform X1: MDPEQSQKSTKKAEESPRKRLTKGEAFQSSISSASAYQGSSASSQATPLCDTISQQHFSGSLPIPREESQEKTGHQKQPKHSSFEHSPHVSQLQQHPLSPAFMSPGKPEQILEGPTWQLVDPVRPGPSGSFSSPGLHSHHSQLVPSHSSILPGEDMPSIQKVYIPRPSQVSLKQTEEVHKKERKPQKPGKYICQYCSRPCAKPSVLQKHIRSHTGERPYPCIPCGFSFKTKSNLYKHRKSHAHRIKAGLASGIGAEMYPSSLEMERIGGEEFEEPTEGESTDSEEETSAMSGHSVELSPRRKHTLLSSSHHSLGSQGSSHDRCSLSHSSMSQSLEDNTQFVEPSSDHALSHKSEDTHTIKQKLALRLSERKKVIDEQAFLSPGSKGSTESGYFSRSESAEQQISPPNTNAKSYAEIIFGKCGRIGQRTPMLAATTTQGFPHVSTEDKSSMVPLSVPRTQVIEHITKLITINEAVVDTSEIDSVKPRRSSLSRRSSIESPKSGVYREPFQFDSKSGSSSQLNASKSLTSHGEKIKPEQSLLSLQQSHSATETVPLLRSHSMPSAACSISSPQTFRGSYSFDDHIMESDVVSRSQVFSSHPRMLKRQPAIELPLGMEYGSEEVSSVSKETVSKPAEEQEIRESDLTRKSRKGPKVKGFIYECNICGARYKKRDNYEAHKKYYCSELQISKPRSSSSHTSAEAEKSLVDPDTWPQTMHYRLGTSLELTPLRKRRKEKSLGDDEDPPAFELPETPSSSMRPVSQFANPASSDVALNLPRESIKSSADTGKAMPLPEISAGFHSRTTKPASSTESTERRKTSKEISVIQHTSSFEKSDSIEQLSSLEAEEKPISQYSSQPAVQHSRPSHSLQPKLVRQANIQVPEILVTEEPDRPETEPEPPPKEAEKTEEFQWPQRSQTLSQLPAEKLPPKKKRLRLAEMAQSSGESSFESVSLTRSPSQESSISHGSSHSISFDREEYNKSEAVSQPSESHTKPLGIGSHMLMVPSHHHHSREMRRSASEQTPNVSHPSQMSEPRSKSFDYGSLSSSSASTPGPSVSSAPQERRKCFLVRQASLTRHPEHEADSAPKGRQETEEPLPSSSKSPVTSLPHQPTCSSSSSSYGDKSQPKDSPQPVYSQPYSEALQVFHHPMPQLALHEKQRMSPQVSLFPFQHLLPQPGQSAELFSTHTMSDILSAQFPMPQIPPSIFQTPPLPLQQALLHPGQLHVVPPLMSHPAEVPFRQHSSFLPVHYPGSSPLPSAFFLPLQSPFALQLPGEVGGHLPQIKSSVSPPAGASSLSPCTEYSSDSRLHPLTRTTSPSAPVSTSQLMVPPCPDPMVSLVVPVRIQTNMPTYGSAMYTTLSQILVTQSQCSPSSIVLPKFDDRQPKGALVCSSDVHGIGFDLAQMITEDQRSIFQTPYLRVPLPLPERKGYMPLTSPSESVLGLEGGSSTVGGSKRMLSPAGSLELTMETQQQKRVKEEEVSEVEEKLEVVKPPSAIEEGEKQDRSHFLAESQGRLEVETPPSLSSEQSEPKEIPSTMPPALPPSGALSFEALEEYPPQAGKQFRSKTPLQTVKKEDSKELTEHPLPNPPSPAPHSDVTQSAMKSREGTDLKKVLQFPSLHTTTNVSWCYLNYIKPNHIQQVDRRSSVYASWCISLYNPNLPGISTKAALSLLRSKQKVCKEIYTMATAPRPETGRLVPSSSRKPKMTEVHLPSLLSNEGRKDLTRAEKEEDKRGKSEEEAPISKRGEPARIKIFEGGYKSNEEYVYVRGRGRGKYVCEECGIRCKKPSMLKKHIRTHTDVRPYVCKYCNFAFKTKGNLTKHMKSKAHSKKCQEMGVLVSSLVELEVEEGTSEDLFQDSEGREGYEPIEEHQFSDLEESDDDDDNEDDEDEEEEESQDEPPLKFSEAKHISLPMHSSGSSPSAPEECTRAALSLTQDIVSSSQQVGRGHQTTSSGLETQCSADRGEVAVCHSFSSLHRPALTSSEHLASAERESVTKQHMFLAMDLSTSKDTSPRKKWSPGKDSGGGGGGSRPMLARKHLLTKNETSPKRFSPTGEMSSLRCLSPGRGMSPCQRMSPRREASPLRCVSPRLELSPSRHPSPRRELSPRTYLSPERGVSPVRHLSPSREMSSVRYLSLKKSLPPICSESLSRYPSPGKEDLPCSSKSAADDQVQSSLKVQHGILASMPLPHRFLGKSAELYESKSKIEPRSPACSPGITQPVCSRPLQASHELHVHAPSRGEENVFSHLPLHSQQLTRTPYPMIPIGGIQMVQARPSTHPSLMPSSVVSLQAGYFSPGGSGSSSFTEFSQAEERGKEPQVPQESSSVSPAVKVSKYTLSPQLKGSGYFEEKMRTSEHQQRTEQEEYRVKKYAEPSHSEQEGCSAPADCPSTNYEHSPKPSTSGEEPLKKTGKKQCGSSSTYVESSCTFISDFPTQTLDRSSSTGCLSEPSLSHSHSHQFSIRRRNLSGEPSHQGGTHRKSSPHLERTRFRQTQRQVDENTGST